In Zingiber officinale cultivar Zhangliang chromosome 1A, Zo_v1.1, whole genome shotgun sequence, the DNA window tttgaaagaacTTCTTGAACAATAAATCCAGCTGAACGAGAATATTAAGATCCAAAGAAGCCGATTACGATGTGATCTTCATAATCAAACTTAAAAATTGATTTGCAGCTTGAATCATCAAGGCCGCGATGCTTAATGTTCTTTGGAAATGGTGGTAGAAAGTAGTGTTCAGCAGCCCCTGCTTTCGAGATAAGATACAGACAATTCTCAGAAAGTAACAAAAACACTCACCGTTCAGCTTGTATCTGGCATCTAAGCTAAAGTTTTCAGTGGACCTTTTGCAAGTGAGTAAGAGTAATAAAATTAACTCGGACGAACTTTTGATCTGCTTTAATGCATCACCCGGGCTCTCCTTCCAGGGGGAAAAAAAATGGTTTGAACTAATTCCCCCTCTTGCTCCAggtacatatatatataactgcaaaACCAGTGAAGTGGCATGCACAGGTTTCAAAATCAAGTCTAGGAGTGTGCCTTCATTCATGTGATGCTGCTTCACCTTTTTACCAGGTAAACATAAAAATGCTCTGCTAAAAAAGATCAACACGCTCTGATAAGCAAGCACTTCGCATACTGTTAGCAAACCTGAAGAATATCACGGACAGAAAAGTTAATGCATATAACTTTCTGAATACAGACCAACAACGTTACAATCTGCGATCTTACTGAAAGCTCAATGACACtctagttttatatatatatatatatcccatgCAGAGGTGGGTACTGAATTAGAAATTAAAGCATCAGTCAATGGAGAAACAGATCATAGGAATCAGAGATATTTGGTAGAGAGTTGCCAAGGTTATCCAAATTGATGCCATTTGAATCAGGGAAACTGAGTTCCCACACTGGCTCATCCATCCAGAATCCCTTGCTCATATCGGAGATCAACTGATCATCTGCATTAGAGTTGCTGCTGGTCGATGCTTGGCTCTGGAGTTGGGAAGTCACTGGAGGAGCGTTTGACTCAGTTGAGTGCTTGCGGGAGTTCGACGACCGGCGGCAGCTCTCCTGGACTACGCTGCTCAAGTACCCCGACCTAGTGTCATCATAAAACAGGAAGTCATCGGAAATCTCCATGTCGTGGTTCTTATTATCGGCGGCGGCCCGACGACTCGGGGCAGAGATGCTATGGCGATGGCTCTGGATTGAGAAGGCGGCGTGGTCAGCAGGTTGATCAACGGGCAGAATGCCACCGATGAGGTGGCCGTGGCGCGGTGGCTGAGGGATGTTGAAGCTTTGGGCATGGAGAGGAGGGAGGAGGGAGTACTGGAATGTGGTGATGGGAGTGTCGGAGTAAATAAAGTTGGTCCTCGCTTGACTCCCCTTCATGGCGAGGGCTGCCCTGTCGTAGGCTAGAGCAGCCTCTTGCGCCGTGTCGAACGTCCCAAGCCAATGCCTCTCCTTCGTCGTCGGGTCCCTTATTTCGGCAGCGTATCGCCCCCACGGCCGCCTCCTCACGCCGAGGAACCTACCCGGCTCTGCCGGCTtcctcctccctctcctctctcctgAAGATGGAGAAGAGGACGACGAGGATGATGAATGAGAATTCTGAGCTTGGGAGAAGTCCATCATGGAGGTAGTAGTATCAACATTGCACCCTTGAGCCTTCACTGTTGCATTGTCAGTAGACTTGGAGGAAGACATTGGTGGAAAAAAGGGGAAGCAGGGAATGAGATTTGGTGAGGTTGCAGTGGAATGGGAGGTGAAGAGAGGCGTAGGGgatggatttaaaagagagatgttGGGAGGGAAAAGGACACTGTAGATGGATAGAAGATACATGCCATGGACATAATGTTCATGTCTcagcttcaaaaaaaaaaaatttatatatttatggtAATGGAAACCATGGATTTGGATCTTTGTTGTCTTCAAATTCACTAAGATATTATTAACCAACTAATCCACTTGAAGTTTCCAAGTAATTAATCAGTGGGAACATGGGTGcatatgtgtgtgtgtggaaaTGCTAAAGAGGACAATATATATAGGATCCAACATGCATGGGCCCTCTATTCTACACTCTATTAGCTCCTTTTTCTCCACGGATTAATCGCTCTTGTTTTTAGTGAGAACTAACAGTCGATAATTAATCAGATTTGACATATGCAAGCACAAACTCGTAGCCTCGTGGAGTCTAATCACTTTATGAATCTAAATTATGATGCATGCAAAGGATCTGCCATGTGCTTCCGCATTTTAAGCGAAATATAAATGGATCAAGTTGCTTTGTGGCTTTTTGTCTGCTTCAAGGTTTTCCACTGGAGCAGTTAACTCTGCCCTCCAAAACAAATCAAGGCCTTCCTCCTTTCTATCTCTTTGCGTGTATGAATGAGGCAAGCTCGATCTCGGTAGTGACTGTCACATGAAGGAGAAGCTGCAAGGGCCCCATATATGGTCAACTCTATTTGACTAACTTAAACGTGATATTAGCATTTGGCCATTGGAGCCAACATTCATGCATGTCTCCTAAAAAGTAAAATGGAGTCAAAAAGACAAAGAGCCAATAAATAGAATGCCAAATGCATCAGCACAGATTAAGTATATATGTCATAGATATATACGAACATTGACTTCTCCACTGAGGGATTGAGAACTTTGATGCGTATGATGATGAAGATGACCTCCTTTTCCATCCTGTCCAAAGTTATACATTATTATGCTTTCAAGAGTTTGTATACGCCAGTAGTAGTTCATGTGTTCCTCTTCGACCTTAGCGTTGTCTGCCTACCCCTAATCTACAGACTAACTAAGCCAGGTGGATGAGCAGTAAATCTGCCTCATCTTAAAAGGTGTGAGGATTAGAAAGGGGTGCGTGGGATGGTGAAAATAAAAATGATGTTAGTGAATACAATCACACATAagtgtatttttaaaaaatatatatatatataaaataaataatattgtgGGAAAGAGGGAGATGGAATTGTTGGCACGGgaaccaaaagaaagaaagagggcattacatatggttgtgTGGAGATCAGGAGAGTAGGAGTAGGTCGCCCGGGATTTGGGGGATGGCTTTATACTAGTTTGACTTGGGGTTTTGATGGAGGTGGCAGAAGGAACAGTGTGATTTGTCTGGCCGTGGTAGGTCGTACATGAACGTGAGGCCTGAGAGTGTGGCACTGGCGCCGGTGGGTGGCAGTGCGGACGTACCAAGTGCATGCTCCATCGATCGTGAGTCGTGACGTGCGCGTGGTGTGGAGGGGCGTGAGAACAGCGCGAGCTCGTTGGTGAGTCCGAATCAAACTCGTCGACCACAGTAATCTTGCGGTTTGCTTTGCCCCATCGGGGAAGAAATTTGTCTGTTTTTGCTGCTTGAATCTGCAAAAATCCGGTGAATTCAGGTGAGTTATGTTAAAGTATGATTGTTGAGAATTTGAATGT includes these proteins:
- the LOC122011792 gene encoding ethylene-responsive transcription factor ERF086-like, whose translation is MSSSKSTDNATVKAQGCNVDTTTSMMDFSQAQNSHSSSSSSSSPSSGERRGRRKPAEPGRFLGVRRRPWGRYAAEIRDPTTKERHWLGTFDTAQEAALAYDRAALAMKGSQARTNFIYSDTPITTFQYSLLPPLHAQSFNIPQPPRHGHLIGGILPVDQPADHAAFSIQSHRHSISAPSRRAAADNKNHDMEISDDFLFYDDTRSGYLSSVVQESCRRSSNSRKHSTESNAPPVTSQLQSQASTSSNSNADDQLISDMSKGFWMDEPVWELSFPDSNGINLDNLGNSLPNISDSYDLFLH